From Deltaproteobacteria bacterium, one genomic window encodes:
- a CDS encoding YaiI/YqxD family protein — MLHIFVDADACPVKQEVYRIAGRYRLDVTLVTNSWMRVPNEQWIALEVVEDGFDAADDWIVDHVQLHDIVVTADIPLASRCLKKGAHVMGPTGRPFTDDNIGDAVATRDLWSVLRGAGEITGGPPPLNQRDRSRFLQQLDEVIQSIRRQ, encoded by the coding sequence TTGCTGCACATCTTTGTAGATGCTGATGCGTGTCCGGTCAAACAGGAGGTGTATCGCATTGCGGGCCGATATCGTCTTGATGTCACTTTGGTGACCAACTCCTGGATGCGGGTACCGAATGAACAATGGATTGCACTTGAAGTTGTAGAGGACGGTTTCGACGCTGCCGATGATTGGATTGTCGATCATGTGCAACTGCACGACATCGTGGTCACCGCGGATATTCCGCTTGCGAGCCGCTGCCTGAAAAAGGGTGCACATGTCATGGGTCCAACCGGCAGGCCGTTCACGGATGACAATATCGGAGATGCCGTCGCGACCCGGGACCTTTGGTCGGTACTGCGCGGCGCAGGAGAGATAACGGGCGGGCCGCCGCCGCTGAATCAACGCGACCGATCGCGCTTTCTTCAACAACTCGACGAAGTGATTCAATCCATCCGTCGTCAGTAA
- a CDS encoding proline--tRNA ligase → MRYSRLLIPTLKEDPAEAEVVSHRLMMRAGMIRKLAAGIYTYLPLGYRVVRKVERIIREEMDRAGAQEVLMPAVQPASLWKESGRWDHYGKELLRVRDRKDTEFCIGPTHEEVITDLVRMNVRSYRELPLNLYQIQTKFRDEIRPRFGLMRGREFIMKDAYSFDRDEAGADESYRKMYDAYCRIFERCGLAFRAVEADTGTIGGNFSHEFMVMAETGEDAVACCDSCGYAANTERAEIRKGTAESSGDADAVEEVETPGKKSVEEVAAFLKIEPERLIKTLIVMDEEGHAAVGLVRGDHELNEIKLKNRLGWETITLADEETVQRVTGGPSGFSGPVGLTGVPVIADHGILFVADGVTGANRADLHLRHVRVNRDFAPDAFEDIRIAREGDGCPRCDGTLRITRGIEVGHIFKLGTKYSEAMGATFLNEDGKSRPMIMGCYGIGVGRTAAAAIEQNHDDDGIIWPIPIAPFTALILPLNMKSKEVTELAEKFYDELTEKGVDVLLDDRNERPGFKFKDADLIGIPRRIVIGDRGLREGVVEIKERKSGDVTKVPVEEAVAKILS, encoded by the coding sequence ATGCGCTATTCCAGACTGCTCATTCCCACTTTGAAGGAGGATCCTGCCGAAGCCGAAGTCGTCAGCCACAGGTTGATGATGCGGGCCGGGATGATCCGCAAACTCGCTGCGGGGATCTATACCTATCTTCCCCTCGGATACCGGGTGGTCCGGAAGGTTGAGCGGATCATCCGGGAGGAGATGGACCGGGCCGGCGCCCAGGAGGTTCTGATGCCGGCGGTCCAGCCGGCCTCTCTCTGGAAAGAAAGCGGGAGGTGGGACCACTACGGGAAGGAACTGCTTCGCGTCCGCGACCGGAAAGATACGGAATTCTGTATCGGCCCGACCCATGAAGAGGTGATCACCGATCTCGTCCGGATGAATGTACGGTCCTACCGCGAACTCCCCCTCAATCTCTACCAGATCCAGACGAAGTTCCGCGACGAGATCCGTCCCCGGTTCGGCCTCATGCGGGGACGGGAATTCATTATGAAAGACGCCTACAGCTTCGACCGGGACGAGGCGGGCGCCGACGAGAGTTACCGGAAGATGTACGACGCCTACTGCCGGATTTTCGAGCGGTGCGGCCTTGCGTTCCGGGCCGTTGAGGCCGACACGGGAACGATCGGCGGCAATTTCTCACATGAGTTTATGGTCATGGCCGAGACCGGAGAGGATGCCGTGGCCTGCTGTGATTCGTGCGGTTATGCCGCCAACACGGAGAGGGCTGAGATCCGGAAGGGAACAGCAGAGTCTTCCGGAGATGCGGACGCGGTTGAAGAGGTCGAAACCCCGGGAAAAAAGAGCGTTGAGGAAGTCGCTGCCTTTCTGAAGATAGAACCGGAGCGATTGATCAAGACCCTCATCGTCATGGACGAGGAGGGGCATGCCGCTGTCGGGTTGGTCCGTGGAGATCACGAACTCAATGAGATCAAGCTGAAGAACCGTCTCGGTTGGGAAACAATTACTCTGGCCGATGAAGAAACCGTACAACGCGTGACCGGCGGTCCCTCCGGTTTCTCCGGTCCCGTGGGACTTACCGGTGTCCCGGTGATTGCCGATCACGGGATCCTTTTCGTTGCGGACGGGGTGACGGGTGCGAACCGAGCTGATCTTCACCTCCGGCATGTACGGGTGAACCGTGATTTTGCGCCCGACGCCTTCGAGGATATCCGGATCGCCCGGGAAGGGGATGGATGCCCCCGTTGCGACGGGACGCTCCGGATCACCCGGGGGATCGAGGTGGGCCACATTTTCAAGCTCGGGACGAAATACAGCGAGGCGATGGGGGCGACCTTCCTCAATGAGGACGGCAAGAGCCGCCCCATGATCATGGGATGCTACGGGATCGGGGTGGGAAGGACGGCCGCGGCCGCCATCGAGCAGAACCACGATGACGACGGGATCATCTGGCCCATACCGATCGCTCCCTTCACGGCATTGATTCTTCCCCTCAACATGAAATCGAAGGAGGTGACCGAACTGGCGGAAAAATTCTACGACGAACTGACGGAGAAGGGGGTCGATGTCCTCCTTGACGACAGGAACGAACGCCCCGGTTTCAAGTTCAAGGATGCCGACCTGATCGGCATCCCCCGCCGGATCGTGATCGGTGACCGGGGACTCAGGGAGGGGGTCGTGGAGATCAAGGAGCGTAAAAGCGGGGATGTGACCAAGGTCCCCGTGGAGGAAGCGGTTGCGAAGATCCTTTCATGA
- the dacB gene encoding D-alanyl-D-alanine carboxypeptidase/D-alanyl-D-alanine-endopeptidase: MNTLKEIVISCVILHLSIINIQAFEIQTRCLLSKIESNDGQVGFCVYDASHRRFIIDYHSNDPFPPASLEKLVITILLLGKLGSDFRFQTRILSEGRVREGELSGDLILVGSGDPTLGTASLEKLARRIRDSGIVHVKGDLIFDDSFFRPAMAKGWPENRHADPYLAPSSALSLNYNTVQVSLQGDEIAGTNVTFDPPRSISKVIDTASGERLPSFLWTSNGWLAVSGGNRNHQSYRRRISVATPSFYTATVLKQQLEKVGITIKGSIRRGHADRGTPIAEITSVPLPEILAKMNKYSNNFIAEQLRHTLEKKCNAPIQDLTISFLKAHHIQADALNLKDGAGLSRFNSVTPEILAHIFIAAIQDESYGPSFIRTLSTLAESPIYHAWGINVPAKPEIRIKSGHLPDSYNMAGLVGAPEKGLLFVFMMEKQAVQQGTIKNVTEDVLNQLIALQKNVKEPEEIVHDKADPVRKFAVHNAVCNTSL; encoded by the coding sequence TTGAATACATTGAAAGAAATAGTTATCTCTTGTGTCATATTGCACCTTTCCATAATCAACATTCAAGCGTTTGAGATTCAAACCAGGTGTTTGCTCAGCAAAATAGAAAGTAATGATGGACAGGTTGGCTTCTGTGTTTACGATGCTTCTCACCGCCGATTCATTATAGACTATCACTCCAACGATCCATTTCCTCCTGCTTCTCTTGAAAAACTTGTTATCACCATCCTTTTACTGGGAAAACTCGGGTCCGATTTCCGTTTTCAGACCCGAATACTCTCGGAAGGCAGGGTTCGGGAAGGTGAGCTTTCAGGAGACCTGATACTCGTTGGATCAGGCGACCCTACCTTAGGCACGGCTTCACTTGAAAAATTAGCCCGGCGAATACGTGATTCCGGCATTGTCCATGTGAAGGGGGACCTTATCTTTGATGATTCCTTTTTTCGCCCCGCAATGGCAAAAGGATGGCCCGAGAATCGTCATGCGGACCCCTACTTGGCGCCAAGCAGTGCATTGTCATTGAATTATAATACGGTCCAGGTCAGTCTCCAGGGAGATGAAATTGCCGGCACAAATGTCACCTTCGATCCTCCACGTTCAATCAGCAAAGTGATCGACACAGCATCCGGAGAGCGCCTCCCTTCCTTTCTGTGGACGTCGAACGGCTGGTTGGCGGTTTCCGGAGGGAACAGGAATCATCAATCCTATCGGCGCCGCATCTCAGTCGCCACCCCTTCCTTTTACACGGCAACGGTCCTGAAGCAGCAACTCGAAAAAGTCGGCATCACAATCAAAGGATCCATTCGCCGGGGACATGCTGACAGGGGCACACCGATTGCGGAGATCACATCCGTTCCCCTCCCTGAAATCCTGGCCAAAATGAACAAATACAGTAATAATTTTATCGCGGAACAATTGCGTCACACCCTTGAAAAAAAGTGTAATGCCCCGATACAAGATCTGACGATATCGTTTCTCAAGGCTCATCACATCCAGGCGGATGCGTTGAATCTCAAAGACGGTGCGGGCCTGAGCCGCTTCAATTCCGTGACGCCGGAGATATTGGCGCACATCTTCATTGCAGCGATTCAGGATGAATCCTACGGCCCATCCTTTATTCGGACGCTTTCCACGTTGGCTGAAAGTCCGATCTATCATGCATGGGGGATCAACGTGCCCGCAAAGCCGGAAATCAGGATCAAAAGCGGGCATCTACCGGACAGTTACAACATGGCAGGTCTTGTGGGGGCTCCCGAAAAAGGTCTGCTCTTTGTTTTCATGATGGAAAAACAAGCAGTGCAACAAGGGACCATCAAGAACGTCACGGAGGATGTTCTGAATCAATTGATCGCCCTACAAAAAAATGTGAAAGAACCAGAGGAGATTGTCCATGACAAAGCGGATCCTGTCCGTAAGTTTGCTGTTCATAATGCTGTTTGCAACACAAGCTTGTAA
- a CDS encoding electron transfer flavoprotein subunit beta/FixA family protein yields the protein MKIIVCVKQVPDTAARITVSSDGKGIETGDLSYVVNPYDEYGVEEALRIKEKLGGEVIVISLGPDRATEAIRTCLAMGADRAVHVKDELFGDADPFVTAKALAAAISGIEYDLIFCGKEAVDDNAGFVGPALAEFLGIPQATMTTKLTPADDGKTITVEREVEGGKEALEIPLPALVTAQKGLNEPRYASLPGIMKAKKKEIKVVDAAALGFDDVPAARVKAQSWSPPPERKGGTKIPGDPAEAVKELVRLLREEAGAL from the coding sequence ATGAAGATCATCGTATGCGTAAAACAGGTGCCCGATACGGCGGCACGGATTACCGTCTCCTCCGACGGGAAGGGGATCGAGACGGGGGACTTGAGTTACGTCGTCAATCCTTATGATGAGTACGGCGTGGAAGAGGCCCTTCGGATCAAAGAGAAGCTGGGCGGCGAGGTCATAGTAATTTCCCTCGGGCCGGACCGGGCAACCGAAGCAATCCGGACCTGTCTCGCCATGGGGGCAGACCGGGCGGTCCATGTCAAGGATGAGCTATTCGGAGATGCCGATCCTTTCGTGACGGCCAAAGCCCTGGCGGCGGCAATTTCGGGAATCGAGTACGATCTGATCTTCTGCGGGAAGGAGGCCGTGGACGACAATGCCGGCTTCGTGGGGCCGGCCCTTGCAGAGTTTTTAGGAATTCCCCAAGCCACGATGACCACAAAGCTCACCCCCGCCGATGACGGCAAGACGATCACCGTGGAGCGGGAAGTGGAAGGGGGAAAAGAGGCGCTGGAGATTCCTTTGCCGGCACTCGTGACCGCGCAGAAAGGGTTGAACGAACCCCGCTATGCGTCTCTGCCTGGGATCATGAAGGCGAAGAAGAAAGAAATCAAAGTTGTTGACGCGGCGGCATTGGGGTTCGATGATGTGCCGGCGGCCAGGGTGAAGGCCCAATCCTGGTCACCGCCGCCTGAGCGGAAGGGTGGAACCAAGATCCCCGGAGATCCGGCCGAGGCGGTGAAGGAACTGGTGAGACTGCTGAGAGAGGAGGCCGGGGCACTGTAA
- a CDS encoding long-chain fatty acid--CoA ligase, translating to MSKTLHSYFIECARHYGPRTALMYKADGAYREITFRQFEEQVRNFALALWDLGVRRGDRVAILSENRPEWAVSDLAILSEGAITIPVYQTNSPKEVGYILNDAEAKVVIVSTKEQLEKIDSIRSDLPSLERIIMMDPVDEKDVDFFDALLKSGRERSGAEPGLFGEHLRRTVSSDVATIIYTSGTTGEPKGVMLTHENILFNVQASESVVPVTEEDRCLSFLPLSHVFERTVGQFFMIFHGIAIAYAESIDTVAENMMEVRPTIVVSVPRLYEKMYARVMEKVNAAPSPRRKIFSWGIETGRKLTPYRLQGKKGPLGLRLQYGLADRLVFHKIRERIGGKLRYFICGGAPLSREIAEFFYAAGVTILEGYGLTETSPVITANRHDMIRFGTIGPALPGVEVAIMDDGEILTRSPSVMKGYFKNETATKEVIDPDGWFHTGDVGQIDEDGFVRITDRKKDMIVTSGGKNVAPQYLENLLTSDKYISQVMVYGDKRKYLTALVIPDFGALSEVLKGEGLTFADDAELSVAPRARSFLFSRIREKLRDLARFEQIKKIALLDHELTREAGELTPTLKIRRKEVTRKYFDLLDALYEKEF from the coding sequence ATGAGCAAGACACTCCATTCCTATTTTATCGAGTGCGCCCGTCACTACGGTCCGCGGACCGCCCTGATGTACAAAGCGGATGGGGCCTACCGGGAGATCACTTTCCGGCAGTTCGAGGAGCAGGTCCGCAATTTCGCCCTTGCCCTCTGGGACCTCGGGGTGCGGCGAGGCGACCGGGTGGCGATCCTCTCCGAGAACCGTCCGGAATGGGCGGTCTCCGATCTTGCCATCCTTTCCGAAGGAGCGATCACCATTCCCGTTTATCAGACGAACTCCCCGAAAGAGGTCGGTTATATTCTGAACGATGCCGAGGCAAAGGTTGTGATCGTCTCGACGAAGGAACAGCTCGAAAAGATCGACTCCATCCGGTCCGATCTTCCGTCGCTTGAGCGGATCATTATGATGGACCCCGTTGACGAGAAGGATGTTGATTTCTTCGATGCCCTTCTGAAGTCGGGACGGGAGCGTTCCGGGGCGGAGCCCGGTCTTTTCGGAGAACATCTACGGCGGACCGTATCGTCCGATGTCGCGACCATTATCTACACGTCGGGCACGACCGGGGAACCGAAGGGGGTGATGCTGACCCATGAAAACATCCTCTTCAATGTGCAGGCATCCGAATCGGTCGTCCCGGTCACCGAAGAGGACCGGTGTCTTTCCTTCCTTCCCCTGAGCCATGTCTTTGAACGGACGGTGGGGCAGTTCTTCATGATCTTTCACGGGATCGCCATCGCCTATGCCGAGTCGATCGATACCGTTGCCGAGAACATGATGGAGGTCAGGCCTACCATCGTTGTTTCCGTCCCCCGCCTCTATGAAAAGATGTATGCAAGGGTTATGGAAAAAGTGAACGCGGCGCCCTCCCCGCGGCGGAAGATATTTTCCTGGGGTATTGAGACCGGCCGCAAGCTCACGCCTTACCGTCTGCAGGGGAAGAAAGGACCCCTTGGATTACGACTTCAGTACGGCCTGGCGGACCGGCTTGTCTTTCACAAGATCAGGGAACGGATCGGGGGCAAGCTGCGGTACTTTATCTGTGGCGGTGCGCCCCTCTCCCGGGAGATCGCCGAGTTCTTCTATGCGGCGGGGGTCACCATTCTCGAAGGCTACGGCCTGACGGAGACCTCGCCTGTGATTACGGCGAACCGGCATGACATGATCCGTTTCGGCACGATCGGTCCCGCGCTGCCCGGGGTTGAGGTTGCAATCATGGACGACGGCGAGATCCTGACCCGGAGTCCCTCCGTCATGAAGGGGTACTTCAAGAACGAAACGGCGACGAAGGAGGTTATTGATCCGGACGGGTGGTTCCACACAGGAGATGTAGGACAAATAGACGAGGATGGATTCGTGCGAATCACCGACCGGAAGAAGGATATGATCGTGACTTCCGGCGGCAAGAATGTCGCACCCCAATATCTCGAAAATCTCCTTACCTCCGACAAATATATCAGCCAGGTGATGGTCTATGGCGACAAACGGAAGTACCTTACCGCTCTGGTGATCCCCGATTTCGGTGCCCTGTCGGAGGTTCTGAAAGGGGAAGGGCTTACCTTTGCCGATGACGCAGAGCTTTCGGTAGCTCCCCGTGCCCGAAGCTTTCTCTTCTCCCGGATCCGGGAAAAGTTGCGTGACCTGGCCCGTTTTGAGCAGATCAAGAAGATCGCCCTCCTCGATCATGAACTGACCCGGGAGGCCGGAGAGTTGACCCCAACTTTGAAGATCCGCCGCAAAGAAGTCACCCGGAAATATTTCGATCTTTTGGATGCCCTGTACGAAAAAGAATTTTGA
- a CDS encoding ATP phosphoribosyltransferase gives MKNRLKLGIPKGSLEKATIALFDKSGWKIRPHSRNYFPSIDDPEISCALVRAQEMPRYVQDGTLDVGLTGKDWLLENNADVEVVCDLIYSKASQKPARWVVAVAGDSLLQKIEDLEGKKVSTELVRYTEAYFKERGIHVDIEFSWGATEAKVVEGLVDAIVEITETESTIRAHSLRIIHEMMETNTQLVANRDAWNDPWKRNKISQIATLLQGALRADRMVGLKMNVPEDKINHVVDTLPSITAPTVSSLYQSDWVSVETVISEAEVRELVPRLMKAGAQGIIEYALNKLI, from the coding sequence GTGAAAAATAGATTAAAATTAGGAATCCCCAAGGGAAGCCTGGAAAAAGCAACCATCGCTCTCTTCGATAAGTCCGGCTGGAAAATCCGGCCCCATTCCCGGAATTATTTTCCTTCCATTGACGACCCGGAAATTTCCTGCGCACTGGTCCGGGCCCAGGAAATGCCCCGCTACGTGCAGGACGGCACCCTTGATGTGGGACTGACAGGGAAAGACTGGCTCCTGGAAAACAATGCCGACGTGGAAGTTGTCTGCGACCTGATTTACTCCAAGGCCAGTCAGAAACCGGCCCGATGGGTTGTTGCCGTTGCCGGGGATTCCCTCCTCCAAAAGATCGAAGACCTGGAGGGGAAAAAGGTCTCCACGGAACTGGTCCGATATACCGAAGCATACTTCAAGGAACGGGGAATCCATGTCGATATCGAGTTTTCCTGGGGAGCGACGGAGGCCAAAGTTGTAGAAGGACTGGTCGATGCCATTGTGGAGATTACCGAAACAGAGAGTACAATCCGGGCCCACAGCCTCCGAATCATTCACGAAATGATGGAGACCAACACCCAGCTCGTGGCCAACAGGGACGCCTGGAACGACCCGTGGAAACGGAACAAGATCAGCCAGATTGCGACCTTGCTGCAGGGGGCACTGCGGGCCGACAGAATGGTGGGATTAAAAATGAACGTTCCCGAGGACAAGATCAATCATGTCGTCGATACCCTGCCAAGCATCACAGCACCGACCGTCTCCTCCCTTTACCAGAGTGACTGGGTCTCCGTGGAAACGGTCATCTCCGAAGCGGAGGTACGGGAACTGGTCCCGAGGCTGATGAAGGCGGGTGCGCAAGGAATTATTGAGTATGCACTGAACAAACTGATCTGA
- a CDS encoding DUF2892 domain-containing protein gives MKQNVGGVDRIFRVIVGLVIIAAGIYFKNWWGAVGIVPLFTAVIGWCPVYLPFGISTCKK, from the coding sequence ATGAAACAGAACGTAGGAGGCGTGGATCGTATTTTTCGTGTGATCGTTGGACTGGTGATCATTGCAGCCGGGATTTATTTTAAAAATTGGTGGGGTGCCGTCGGGATTGTTCCTCTCTTTACCGCGGTGATCGGCTGGTGTCCCGTGTATCTGCCGTTCGGGATCTCGACCTGTAAAAAATAG
- the hisI gene encoding phosphoribosyl-AMP cyclohydrolase: protein MKLVDFAKGNGLIPAIAQDVESGEVLMLAYMNEASFQKTLETGSACYYSRSRKKLWTKGETSGHVQKVKEIFVDCDRDTILLRVEQVGGAACHTGYRSCFYQRVDQNKLTPVGERVFDPQEVYGEK from the coding sequence ATGAAACTCGTCGATTTTGCAAAAGGGAACGGTCTCATCCCTGCAATTGCACAGGATGTTGAAAGCGGTGAGGTCCTGATGCTGGCCTATATGAACGAGGCCTCTTTTCAGAAGACTCTCGAAACAGGCAGCGCCTGTTACTACAGCCGGTCGAGAAAAAAACTCTGGACCAAGGGAGAGACCTCCGGCCATGTCCAGAAAGTCAAAGAAATCTTTGTAGACTGCGATCGGGACACCATTCTTCTTCGTGTGGAACAAGTCGGCGGTGCCGCCTGCCACACCGGATACCGAAGCTGTTTTTATCAGAGAGTCGACCAAAACAAACTGACACCTGTCGGTGAACGGGTCTTTGACCCCCAGGAGGTTTACGGTGAAAAATAG
- a CDS encoding electron transfer flavoprotein subunit alpha/FixB family protein — translation MSGVMVIAEIKDGKVKKSSFEAVSEGRRLCGERGGELSVLLAGDGVEGLAGDFGKYGAGRVFVIEDPVLSTYSTDGYASVFAPLIVKEKPAAILMGNSILARDLMPRLAARLGCGLMTDCVELAFEGEKLSVLRPVFGGKALVRETVEGDGPAFATIRPNVFPADPADPPEKVEPEKVPCDCAEIRTRLIERVEEGDGRIDLTEAEVIVSGGRGMKNAGNFKMLEELASLLHGAVGASRVAVDSGWRPHSDQVGQTGKVVSPKLYIACGISGAVQHLAGMGTARTIVAINSDPEAPIFEKADYGIVGDLFTVLPLLTEELKKVLPD, via the coding sequence ATGAGCGGAGTCATGGTCATCGCCGAGATAAAGGATGGAAAGGTCAAGAAGAGCAGTTTTGAGGCGGTATCGGAGGGGCGGCGCCTTTGCGGCGAGAGGGGTGGTGAACTGTCCGTTCTCCTCGCCGGTGACGGGGTGGAAGGTTTGGCCGGTGATTTCGGAAAGTACGGGGCCGGCCGGGTTTTCGTGATTGAGGACCCTGTGCTTTCCACCTATTCGACGGATGGCTATGCTTCCGTTTTTGCTCCCCTCATCGTGAAAGAAAAGCCGGCGGCCATACTGATGGGAAACTCGATCCTCGCCCGGGACCTGATGCCCCGCCTTGCCGCGCGGCTTGGGTGCGGGCTTATGACAGACTGCGTGGAACTTGCCTTCGAAGGAGAAAAGCTTTCCGTCCTTCGTCCCGTTTTCGGAGGCAAGGCCCTTGTTCGTGAGACGGTAGAGGGGGACGGCCCCGCCTTTGCGACGATTCGGCCGAACGTCTTTCCCGCCGACCCCGCCGATCCGCCGGAGAAGGTGGAGCCGGAGAAGGTCCCCTGTGATTGTGCTGAGATCCGTACCCGTTTGATTGAGAGGGTTGAGGAGGGGGACGGACGGATCGACCTGACCGAGGCGGAGGTGATTGTCTCGGGGGGACGGGGGATGAAGAATGCCGGGAATTTCAAGATGTTGGAGGAGCTGGCCTCCTTGCTGCACGGGGCTGTCGGCGCATCCCGGGTGGCCGTCGATTCCGGGTGGCGGCCCCACTCCGACCAGGTGGGGCAGACGGGAAAGGTCGTAAGCCCGAAGCTCTATATCGCCTGCGGGATCTCGGGGGCGGTACAGCATCTGGCGGGGATGGGGACGGCCCGGACGATCGTGGCGATCAATTCCGACCCGGAGGCTCCGATCTTCGAGAAGGCCGATTATGGGATTGTGGGGGACCTGTTCACGGTTCTTCCTCTTCTGACGGAGGAGCTGAAAAAGGTGCTTCCCGACTGA
- a CDS encoding acyl-CoA dehydrogenase: protein MDFHFTDEQRMIREMVKKFTDREVRPLAALIDREKEIPGELIAKGAQNGLFGIAIPEAHGGSGFGEVGYCIMMEELSHGCASFAITVAAHQSIGCMPILLDGTEEQKRTFLVPMAAGEKLGAFALTEPSAGSDAGSIRTRAVEDGGDFVINGSKIWITNGGIADIVILYAVTDPEKGPHGGITAFIVPTDTPGFSVGTIEEKMGIRGSSTAELIFEEMRVPKSQVLGNVGGGFRNAMRTLDYGRLGLGAAALGASKEMLVLSIRHAGEREQFGRPIADQQIIQFYLAEMGAKIFAMESMVYRTAAMADAGENFSRESATVKLLCTEWQGQIVDRAMQIHAGMGYMTHMPIERFYRDARINRIFEGTNEIQHLVIARDLLKKGGY, encoded by the coding sequence ATGGACTTCCACTTCACCGACGAGCAGCGAATGATCCGGGAGATGGTGAAGAAGTTCACCGACCGGGAGGTCCGCCCCCTTGCTGCGCTGATCGACCGGGAAAAAGAGATCCCGGGGGAACTGATCGCCAAAGGGGCACAGAACGGTCTCTTCGGGATCGCCATCCCCGAGGCTCACGGCGGAAGCGGCTTCGGTGAGGTCGGTTACTGCATCATGATGGAGGAGCTCTCGCACGGCTGTGCGAGTTTCGCCATCACCGTTGCCGCACACCAGAGCATCGGCTGCATGCCGATCCTCCTCGACGGTACGGAAGAGCAGAAGCGGACCTTCCTTGTCCCGATGGCAGCGGGGGAGAAGTTGGGCGCGTTTGCACTGACGGAACCTTCGGCCGGTTCCGACGCCGGGAGTATACGGACCCGCGCCGTCGAGGACGGCGGCGACTTCGTAATCAACGGAAGCAAGATCTGGATTACCAACGGGGGGATCGCCGACATCGTGATCCTCTACGCCGTGACCGACCCGGAGAAGGGGCCCCACGGAGGGATTACCGCCTTCATCGTTCCGACGGACACCCCCGGATTTTCCGTGGGTACGATTGAGGAGAAGATGGGAATTCGCGGCTCCAGCACGGCGGAGCTGATCTTCGAGGAGATGCGGGTCCCGAAGTCCCAGGTCCTGGGCAACGTCGGCGGCGGATTCAGAAACGCCATGCGGACCCTCGACTACGGCCGGCTCGGTCTCGGCGCAGCGGCCCTCGGCGCGTCGAAGGAGATGCTGGTCCTCTCCATTCGCCATGCCGGGGAGCGGGAGCAGTTCGGCCGCCCGATCGCCGATCAGCAGATCATCCAGTTCTATCTCGCAGAGATGGGAGCGAAGATCTTCGCGATGGAGAGCATGGTCTACCGGACGGCGGCGATGGCCGACGCCGGGGAGAACTTCTCACGGGAGTCGGCGACGGTGAAACTTCTCTGTACCGAGTGGCAGGGTCAGATCGTTGATCGGGCCATGCAGATTCATGCCGGGATGGGGTACATGACCCATATGCCGATCGAGCGGTTCTACCGGGACGCCCGGATCAACCGGATCTTCGAGGGAACCAACGAGATACAGCATCTCGTCATCGCACGGGACCTGCTGAAAAAAGGCGGGTACTGA